One genomic segment of Thalassospiraceae bacterium LMO-SO8 includes these proteins:
- a CDS encoding GGDEF domain-containing protein, translated as MSDKTELRSSPSAYAKSALQMMEKKGIPPKPNNFAVWYRYFSGAYPELARTLDVILEAGLPFTEERNAEIYDRFLGVTLDEDFLNDATLRVETELKKLMSYLEEAGTDAQAYGDTLSVVSGELARDDGRKDIRGILEQVIAATRTMEERNQVLETRLKESAGEIRSLKEDVESLRHEAMTDALTGVANRKLFDEEIRIGAAEAMDRGEPLTLLMIDIDHFKNFNDTHGHQVGDQVLRFVARILKSCVRGEDLTARYGGEEFSIVLPNTTLKNGAKVGEHVCTQVSKKAVINRATGKSLGTITVSVGAAEFQPGESVESLIERADEALYLAKHNGRNRVEMGLTTSPGGRGTRQAHP; from the coding sequence TTGTCCGACAAAACTGAACTTCGGAGCAGCCCCAGCGCCTATGCCAAATCGGCGCTCCAGATGATGGAGAAAAAGGGGATTCCGCCGAAACCAAACAACTTCGCTGTTTGGTATCGGTATTTCTCGGGCGCATACCCGGAATTGGCGCGGACCCTGGACGTGATCCTGGAAGCCGGACTGCCCTTCACCGAAGAGCGCAACGCGGAAATCTACGACCGCTTCCTGGGCGTGACCCTGGACGAGGATTTCCTGAACGACGCGACTCTGCGCGTCGAAACCGAACTCAAGAAACTGATGTCCTACCTGGAAGAGGCCGGCACCGACGCCCAGGCCTACGGCGACACCCTGTCCGTGGTGTCGGGCGAGCTGGCGCGGGACGACGGCCGCAAGGACATCCGAGGCATTCTCGAGCAGGTGATTGCCGCGACCCGCACCATGGAGGAACGCAACCAGGTCCTCGAAACACGGCTGAAGGAATCCGCGGGCGAAATCCGCAGCCTCAAGGAAGACGTCGAATCCCTGCGCCACGAGGCCATGACCGACGCGTTGACCGGCGTCGCCAACCGCAAGCTGTTCGACGAGGAAATCCGTATCGGCGCCGCCGAAGCCATGGACCGTGGGGAGCCCCTGACCCTGCTGATGATCGACATCGATCACTTCAAGAATTTCAACGACACCCACGGCCACCAGGTCGGCGATCAGGTGCTGCGGTTCGTTGCCCGCATCTTGAAAAGCTGCGTGCGCGGCGAGGATCTGACCGCGCGCTACGGCGGCGAGGAATTTTCCATCGTCCTGCCCAATACGACGCTGAAGAACGGCGCCAAGGTCGGCGAGCATGTCTGCACCCAGGTCTCGAAAAAAGCCGTCATCAACCGCGCCACGGGCAAGAGCCTGGGCACCATCACGGTATCCGTGGGGGCGGCGGAATTCCAGCCGGGGGAAAGCGTGGAAAGCCTGATCGAGCGCGCCGACGAAGCGTTGTATCTGGCCAAGCACAACGGCCGCAACCGGGTTGAAATGGGGCTCACCACATCCCCGGGCGGACGCGGCACGCGCCAGGCCCACCCCTGA
- a CDS encoding ATP-binding protein, with protein sequence MVPLTDRILDHFPDPTVLLDGRRSVIYANGAARELLDITRVGQDLAMSLRHPRVLGAVDQVLGRDETRTVEVILPGNTTRNFEMFVSGVPPAPDTKGVGAVLVLRDLTTARRAEQMRADFVANASHELRSPLAALLGFIETLEGPAGSDEDTRVRFLGIMLREAKRMALLIDDLLSLSRVEINEHVRPTAPVDIAGVLLNVTEALSVQAKAANVPIRVNYGSNLPTVHGEADQLFQVFRNLIENAIRYGAKGEAIDVRVEAAQRIPGSGRSGIAIKVTDHGEGIPEDAIPRLTERFYRVDKARSKSVGGTGLGLAIVKHIVNRHRGHLAVESTLGKGSTFTVYLPAETPRQGLLPGDGGAVAMPSSDVS encoded by the coding sequence ATGGTCCCTTTGACCGACCGCATTCTCGACCATTTTCCCGACCCGACGGTTTTGTTGGACGGTCGGCGGTCGGTTATCTACGCCAACGGCGCCGCGCGCGAACTTTTGGACATCACCCGCGTCGGCCAGGACTTGGCGATGTCGCTGCGCCACCCCCGGGTGCTGGGCGCCGTCGATCAGGTGCTCGGCCGGGACGAGACCCGCACGGTCGAAGTGATCCTGCCGGGGAATACCACCCGCAATTTCGAGATGTTCGTCTCCGGGGTGCCGCCGGCCCCGGACACGAAAGGGGTCGGCGCGGTACTGGTCCTGCGCGACCTGACGACCGCGCGGCGCGCCGAACAGATGCGCGCCGATTTCGTCGCCAATGCGTCGCACGAACTGCGCTCGCCGCTGGCGGCCCTGCTCGGCTTCATCGAGACCCTGGAAGGCCCCGCCGGCAGCGACGAGGACACCCGCGTGCGGTTTCTCGGCATCATGCTGCGCGAGGCCAAACGCATGGCCCTTTTGATCGACGACCTGCTGTCCCTGTCCAGGGTCGAAATCAACGAACATGTCCGGCCCACCGCCCCCGTCGACATCGCCGGCGTGCTGTTGAACGTGACCGAGGCGTTGAGCGTCCAGGCCAAGGCCGCCAACGTGCCGATCCGCGTCAATTACGGCAGCAACCTGCCGACGGTCCATGGCGAGGCCGACCAATTGTTCCAGGTGTTCCGCAACCTGATCGAGAACGCCATCCGCTACGGCGCCAAGGGCGAGGCCATCGACGTCCGGGTCGAAGCGGCCCAGCGGATTCCCGGATCGGGGCGTTCAGGTATCGCCATCAAGGTCACGGACCACGGCGAGGGCATTCCCGAGGACGCGATCCCGCGCCTGACGGAACGTTTCTACCGGGTCGACAAGGCGCGTTCCAAAAGCGTCGGCGGCACGGGCCTGGGGCTTGCCATCGTCAAACACATCGTCAACCGCCACCGCGGCCACTTGGCCGTGGAAAGCACCCTGGGCAAGGGATCGACCTTCACGGTCTATCTGCCGGCGGAAACGCCCCGCCAGGGCCTGCTGCCCGGCGACGGCGGGGCTGTAGCCATGCCGTCCTCGGATGTGTCATAA
- a CDS encoding anion permease yields MYKETLSKDLSKLAAVEYATQALSRRFSRIGWALLFLAITSNVAMIATVGMDHQLFIVAAGVIGGYMALNIGANDVANNVGPAVGSRALPMFGALIIAAVFESLGAILAGGDVVKTISKGIVDPNQISDPNTFIWAMMSAMLAAALWVNLATWLSAPVSTTHAVVGGVMGAGISAAGFGVVDWSVMGAIAASWVISPLLGGVIAAAFLAFIKFNVIYRKDKIAGAKRWVPVLVALMAGVFSAYLLMKGLKNLWRPGPETIAAVGIAIGVLTYAVVRPLVHRKAAGMENRNRSVRSLFTLPLICAAALLSFAHGANDVANAVGPLAAIVDTAATGGTHGKVGIPSWVLFVGAAGITMGLLLFGPKLIRTVGAEITKMNPMRAYCVALAAAITVIVASALGLPVSSTHIAVGAVFGVGFFREWVTGRKSHITHGRVDKDPDPGAADGGDTERTRRRKLVRRQHFMTIVAAWIITVPSAALMGAALFQVFAWAFS; encoded by the coding sequence ATGTATAAAGAGACCCTAAGCAAAGACCTGAGCAAGCTGGCCGCCGTCGAATATGCGACCCAGGCGCTGTCGCGCCGGTTCTCGCGCATCGGCTGGGCACTGCTGTTCCTTGCCATCACATCGAACGTCGCCATGATCGCCACGGTCGGCATGGACCACCAGTTGTTCATCGTCGCCGCCGGGGTGATCGGCGGCTACATGGCGCTGAACATCGGCGCCAACGACGTCGCCAACAACGTCGGCCCCGCCGTCGGCTCGCGCGCCCTGCCCATGTTCGGGGCGCTGATCATCGCGGCCGTGTTCGAATCACTCGGCGCCATCCTGGCCGGGGGTGACGTGGTCAAAACCATTTCCAAGGGCATCGTCGACCCCAACCAGATCAGCGATCCCAACACCTTCATCTGGGCCATGATGTCGGCGATGCTCGCCGCGGCGCTGTGGGTCAACCTCGCGACCTGGCTGAGTGCTCCCGTATCGACCACCCATGCCGTCGTCGGCGGCGTCATGGGGGCGGGCATTTCCGCCGCCGGGTTCGGGGTCGTCGATTGGAGCGTGATGGGGGCGATCGCCGCAAGCTGGGTGATCTCGCCGCTGTTGGGGGGTGTCATCGCCGCCGCGTTCCTGGCCTTCATCAAGTTCAACGTGATCTACCGCAAGGACAAGATCGCCGGCGCCAAGCGCTGGGTGCCGGTGCTCGTCGCCCTGATGGCCGGGGTGTTTTCCGCCTATCTGTTGATGAAGGGTCTGAAGAACCTGTGGCGGCCGGGCCCCGAAACCATCGCCGCCGTCGGAATCGCCATCGGCGTTCTGACCTATGCCGTGGTCCGCCCCCTGGTGCACCGCAAGGCCGCGGGCATGGAAAACCGCAACAGGTCCGTGCGGTCGTTGTTCACGCTGCCGCTGATCTGCGCCGCCGCCTTGCTGTCCTTCGCGCACGGCGCCAACGACGTGGCCAACGCGGTGGGGCCGCTGGCCGCCATCGTCGACACGGCGGCCACGGGCGGCACCCACGGCAAGGTCGGCATCCCAAGCTGGGTGCTGTTCGTGGGTGCTGCCGGCATCACCATGGGGCTGCTGCTGTTCGGGCCCAAGCTGATCCGCACCGTGGGCGCCGAAATCACCAAGATGAACCCCATGCGCGCCTATTGCGTGGCCCTGGCCGCCGCGATCACGGTGATCGTCGCCTCGGCGCTCGGCCTGCCCGTGTCGTCGACCCATATCGCCGTCGGCGCCGTGTTCGGCGTCGGCTTCTTCCGCGAATGGGTGACCGGCCGCAAAAGCCACATCACCCACGGGCGCGTCGACAAGGATCCGGACCCAGGGGCCGCCGACGGCGGCGACACGGAGCGGACCCGCCGGCGCAAGCTGGTTCGGCGCCAGCATTTCATGACGATCGTGGCGGCCTGGATCATCACGGTACCGTCGGCGGCGCTTATGGGCGCGGCCCTGTTCCAGGTGTTCGCCTGGGCCTTTTCCTGA
- a CDS encoding PstS family phosphate ABC transporter substrate-binding protein, whose protein sequence is MFRKSLAVVAVAGMAVAMANAAEARDQIRIVGSSTVFPFSTAVAEQFGKTTKFKTPVVESTGSGGGLKLFCAGIGAQHPDMTNASRRIKKSEVERCAKNGVTDVVEIKVGYDGIVMANSKAAKQMTITREQIFLALAKDVPAGEGKLIPNPHKTWKDVDASLPDIKIEVLGPPPTSGTRDAFAELAMEGGCKKIGWIKDMKKTDKKKYKAVCHSIREDGAYVEAGENDVLIVRKLEANPNAFGVFGYSFLDQNADKIQGSLIDGKSPTFEAISDGSYPVSRPLYFYVKKAHVGSIPGMKEFVAEFTADKAFGPDGYLADKGLIPMGDKERKKFREDGAALRNNIDL, encoded by the coding sequence ATGTTTCGCAAGTCACTTGCAGTCGTCGCCGTTGCCGGCATGGCCGTTGCGATGGCCAACGCCGCCGAAGCGCGCGATCAGATCCGGATCGTCGGCTCGTCGACGGTGTTCCCGTTCTCGACCGCCGTCGCCGAACAGTTCGGCAAAACCACCAAGTTCAAGACCCCGGTCGTCGAAAGCACCGGTTCCGGCGGCGGCCTGAAGCTGTTCTGCGCCGGCATCGGCGCCCAGCACCCGGACATGACCAACGCGTCGCGCCGGATCAAGAAATCCGAAGTCGAGCGTTGCGCCAAGAACGGCGTCACCGACGTCGTCGAAATCAAGGTCGGTTATGACGGCATCGTGATGGCCAACTCCAAGGCCGCCAAGCAGATGACGATCACCCGCGAGCAGATCTTCCTGGCCCTCGCCAAGGATGTGCCCGCCGGAGAAGGCAAGCTGATCCCGAACCCGCACAAGACCTGGAAGGACGTCGACGCGTCCCTGCCGGACATCAAGATCGAAGTCCTGGGCCCGCCCCCGACGTCCGGCACCCGCGACGCCTTCGCCGAACTGGCCATGGAAGGCGGCTGCAAGAAGATCGGCTGGATCAAGGACATGAAGAAGACCGACAAGAAGAAGTACAAGGCGGTCTGCCACTCGATCCGCGAAGACGGCGCCTATGTGGAAGCCGGCGAAAACGACGTGCTGATCGTGCGCAAGCTTGAAGCCAACCCGAACGCCTTCGGCGTGTTCGGCTACAGCTTCCTCGACCAGAACGCCGACAAGATCCAGGGCTCCCTGATCGACGGCAAGTCCCCGACCTTCGAAGCCATCTCCGACGGCTCCTATCCGGTGTCGCGCCCGCTGTACTTCTACGTCAAGAAGGCGCACGTCGGCTCGATCCCCGGCATGAAGGAATTCGTCGCCGAATTCACCGCGGACAAGGCCTTCGGCCCCGACGGCTATCTGGCCGACAAGGGTCTGATCCCGATGGGCGACAAGGAACGCAAGAAGTTCCGTGAAGACGGCGCTGCGCTCCGCAACAACATCGATCTCTAA
- the pstC gene encoding phosphate ABC transporter permease subunit PstC — protein sequence MSFPVLFGVLALLTIFGYYLGRSRALSTAGGHVRNLHSLPNYYGYYIGLWCAVPGFLLLVGWMALENTIMDSMLIANLPDRLQSLPTAELSLLLNDVKNLANGDIVSREVIDLDLKEAAAFYAQLLTTSKMLLTAILVAVTCGGILVARGRIAPDLRARNSVERAAMVIMIICSTIAVLTTLGIILSLLFESLRFFQKVHPLDFVFGLEWSPQTALRKDQVGATGLFGAVPLLAGTMLISLIAMCVAAPVGLMAAIYMSEYAPTKVRGTVKPLLEILAGIPTVVYGFFAALTVAPFFREWGLDFGLTISSESALAAGIVMGIMIIPFVSSLSDDVMSAVPQSLREGSYGLGATKSETIKQVILPAALPGIVGSILLGVSRAIGETMIVVMAAGLAANLTANPFEAVTTVTVQIVTLLVGDQEFDSAKTLAAFALGLILFCVTLVLNIIALTIVNKYREQYD from the coding sequence ATGAGCTTCCCCGTTTTGTTTGGCGTCCTCGCCCTTCTGACCATCTTCGGATACTACCTAGGCCGGTCCCGCGCCCTGTCGACCGCCGGTGGTCACGTCCGCAACCTGCATTCGCTGCCCAACTACTACGGCTATTACATCGGCCTGTGGTGCGCGGTACCCGGGTTCCTGCTGCTGGTCGGCTGGATGGCGCTTGAAAACACCATCATGGACAGCATGCTGATCGCCAATCTGCCGGACAGATTGCAATCCCTGCCCACGGCCGAACTGTCCCTGCTGCTGAACGACGTCAAGAACCTGGCCAACGGCGACATCGTCAGCCGTGAGGTCATCGACCTTGACCTGAAGGAAGCCGCCGCCTTCTACGCCCAGCTCCTGACCACGTCGAAGATGCTGCTGACGGCGATCCTCGTCGCCGTGACCTGTGGCGGCATTCTGGTGGCCCGTGGCCGCATCGCGCCCGACCTGCGCGCCCGCAACAGCGTCGAGCGCGCGGCCATGGTGATCATGATCATCTGCTCGACCATCGCCGTTCTGACCACGCTGGGCATCATCCTGTCGCTATTGTTCGAATCCCTGCGCTTCTTCCAGAAGGTTCATCCGCTGGACTTCGTGTTCGGCCTGGAATGGAGCCCGCAGACGGCGCTGCGCAAGGATCAGGTGGGGGCGACCGGCCTGTTCGGCGCGGTCCCGCTGCTGGCCGGCACGATGCTGATCTCTCTCATCGCCATGTGCGTCGCCGCCCCGGTCGGCCTGATGGCCGCCATCTACATGTCCGAATACGCGCCCACCAAGGTGCGCGGCACGGTCAAGCCGCTGCTGGAAATCCTGGCCGGCATCCCGACCGTCGTCTACGGCTTCTTCGCGGCCCTGACGGTGGCGCCTTTCTTCCGCGAATGGGGGCTCGATTTCGGCCTGACCATTTCCTCGGAAAGCGCCCTGGCGGCCGGCATCGTGATGGGGATCATGATCATTCCCTTCGTGTCGTCCCTGTCCGACGACGTGATGTCGGCGGTGCCGCAGTCGCTGCGCGAAGGCTCCTACGGCCTGGGCGCGACCAAGTCGGAAACCATCAAGCAGGTGATCCTGCCGGCAGCATTGCCGGGCATCGTCGGCTCCATTCTGCTCGGCGTGTCGCGCGCCATCGGCGAAACCATGATCGTCGTCATGGCCGCCGGCCTGGCCGCCAACCTGACGGCCAATCCCTTCGAAGCGGTGACCACGGTCACGGTGCAGATCGTCACCCTGCTGGTCGGCGATCAGGAGTTCGACAGCGCCAAGACCCTCGCCGCCTTCGCCCTCGGCCTGATCCTGTTCTGCGTCACCCTGGTGCTGAACATCATCGCCCTTACCATCGTCAACAAGTATCGAGAGCAATATGACTGA
- the pstA gene encoding phosphate ABC transporter permease PstA: MTDAAPTMNGPTNGGLATRSSNEAVSKGLKRRYAAERRFKAYGILAIAFAMGMLGLLFTTIVSKAIPAFTQTMINLEITLYPQDIDPQGTRDRQTLSTANYRNVIRQAFYDLFPDVTNRRDRRDLFDMISPGAVYEIRDMVMANPNLIGERVVVQMPMSDDIDQLNKGQIRKDSPEAERRVKDKQIAWFERLENRGLIETVFNTTFFTAGDSREPELAGIFGAAMGSLFTMFVTLLVSFPLAVASAIYLEEFAPVNKWTQTIEVNINNLAAVPSIVFGLLGLAVFINFFGMPRSAPVVGGLVLALMTLPTIIIAARSALKSVPPSIREAAYGLGASPLQVITHHVLPLAMPGILTGTIIGMAQALGETAPLLMIGMVAFIVDVPHGALDPATVLPVQIYLWADSPERAFVERTSAAICVLLAFLVIMNVGAVFLRKRFERKW; encoded by the coding sequence ATGACTGACGCGGCACCGACCATGAACGGCCCGACAAACGGGGGCCTTGCGACCCGCAGTTCCAACGAGGCCGTCAGCAAGGGCCTGAAGCGCCGATACGCGGCGGAACGCCGGTTCAAGGCCTACGGCATCCTCGCGATCGCCTTCGCCATGGGCATGCTGGGCCTGCTGTTCACGACCATCGTGTCCAAGGCGATCCCCGCCTTCACGCAGACCATGATCAACCTGGAGATCACCCTGTATCCCCAGGACATCGATCCCCAGGGCACGCGGGATCGGCAGACGCTGTCGACGGCCAACTACCGCAACGTGATCCGCCAGGCCTTCTACGACCTGTTCCCCGACGTCACCAACCGCCGCGACCGGCGCGACCTGTTCGACATGATCAGCCCCGGCGCCGTGTACGAAATCCGCGACATGGTGATGGCCAACCCCAACCTGATCGGCGAGCGGGTGGTCGTGCAGATGCCCATGTCCGACGACATCGACCAGTTGAACAAGGGCCAGATCCGCAAGGACAGCCCCGAGGCCGAACGCCGCGTCAAGGACAAGCAGATCGCCTGGTTCGAACGCCTGGAAAACCGTGGCCTGATCGAGACCGTGTTCAACACGACCTTCTTCACCGCCGGCGACAGCCGCGAACCGGAACTGGCCGGCATCTTCGGCGCCGCCATGGGCTCGCTGTTCACCATGTTCGTGACCTTGCTGGTGTCCTTCCCGCTGGCCGTGGCCTCTGCCATCTACCTGGAGGAATTCGCCCCGGTCAACAAATGGACCCAGACCATCGAGGTCAACATCAACAACCTGGCCGCCGTGCCGTCCATCGTGTTCGGGCTGCTGGGACTGGCCGTGTTCATCAACTTCTTCGGCATGCCGCGCTCGGCCCCCGTGGTCGGCGGCCTGGTGCTGGCGCTGATGACCCTGCCGACCATCATCATCGCCGCCCGCTCTGCCCTGAAATCGGTGCCGCCGTCGATCCGCGAAGCCGCCTACGGCCTGGGCGCCTCGCCGCTGCAGGTCATCACCCATCACGTGCTGCCGCTGGCCATGCCCGGCATCCTGACCGGGACCATCATCGGCATGGCCCAGGCCCTGGGCGAGACGGCGCCGCTTCTGATGATCGGCATGGTCGCCTTCATCGTCGACGTGCCGCACGGCGCCCTCGACCCGGCCACCGTGCTGCCGGTGCAGATCTATCTGTGGGCGGATTCGCCGGAACGCGCCTTCGTGGAACGCACCTCGGCCGCGATCTGCGTGCTGCTGGCTTTCTTGGTAATCATGAACGTGGGCGCGGTTTTCCTGCGCAAGCGCTTCGAGAGGAAATGGTAA
- the pstB gene encoding phosphate ABC transporter ATP-binding protein PstB has translation MNQSIPQNTAGDSPVTQSQAAAEIKIKARNVKVFYGEKQALFDVNLDIKANEVTSLIGPSGCGKSTFLRSLNRMNDTIDICRVDGEIALDGQDIYDKNIDVVHLRARVGMVFQKPNPFPKTIFDNVAYGPRIHGLTDSKSELDGIVQTALEKAGLWNEVKDRLDQPGTGLSGGQQQRLCIARAVAVSPEVILMDEPCSALDPIATAKIEELIDELRENFTIVIVTHSMQQAARVSQRTAFFHLGYLVEVDDTEKMFTNPSDERTQGYITGRFG, from the coding sequence ATGAATCAGAGCATTCCCCAGAACACGGCCGGAGACAGCCCCGTGACGCAATCGCAAGCCGCCGCCGAGATCAAGATCAAGGCCCGCAACGTCAAGGTGTTCTATGGCGAGAAACAGGCCCTGTTCGACGTCAACCTGGACATCAAGGCGAACGAGGTGACGTCGCTGATCGGCCCCTCGGGCTGCGGCAAGTCGACCTTCCTGCGTTCCTTGAACCGCATGAACGACACCATCGACATCTGCCGGGTCGACGGCGAAATCGCCCTCGACGGGCAGGACATCTACGACAAGAACATCGACGTCGTGCACCTGCGCGCCCGGGTCGGCATGGTGTTCCAAAAACCCAACCCCTTTCCCAAGACGATCTTCGACAACGTCGCCTACGGCCCGCGCATTCACGGCCTGACCGATTCCAAGTCCGAACTGGACGGCATCGTCCAGACGGCGCTGGAAAAGGCCGGCCTGTGGAACGAGGTCAAGGACCGCCTCGACCAGCCCGGCACCGGCCTGTCCGGCGGCCAACAGCAGCGCCTGTGCATCGCCCGCGCCGTCGCCGTGTCGCCCGAGGTCATCCTGATGGACGAGCCGTGCTCGGCGCTCGACCCCATCGCCACGGCCAAGATCGAGGAACTGATCGACGAGTTGCGGGAAAACTTCACGATCGTGATCGTCACCCATTCCATGCAGCAGGCGGCCCGCGTGTCGCAGCGCACCGCCTTCTTTCACCTTGGTTATCTGGTCGAGGTCGACGACACGGAAAAGATGTTCACCAATCCGTCCGACGAGCGCACCCAGGGTTACATTACGGGCCGCTTCGGTTGA
- the phoU gene encoding phosphate signaling complex protein PhoU: MTTDHIVKSFDEDLKKLDNIIAEMGGLAEVQLADAVEALIKRDTELADRVIAGDKQIDALEAELDGQATTTLALRQPMADDLRVTITALRTASLIERIGDYAKNIAKRSVVLAQSPPLGPTKSIARMATLVQGMTKDVLDAYVARDVDKAEAVRARDADADLLHTSLFREILTYMMEDPRTITSCTHLLFVSKNLERIGDHATNIAELVYYLVKGVPPTDEREKSDASSFTVVDPDRD; encoded by the coding sequence ATGACCACAGACCACATCGTCAAGTCCTTCGACGAGGACCTGAAAAAACTGGACAACATCATCGCCGAAATGGGCGGTCTGGCCGAAGTTCAGTTGGCCGACGCCGTCGAGGCACTGATCAAGCGCGACACCGAACTGGCCGACCGGGTAATCGCCGGCGACAAGCAGATCGACGCGCTTGAAGCCGAACTGGACGGACAGGCGACCACCACCCTGGCCCTGCGCCAGCCCATGGCCGACGACCTGCGCGTCACCATCACGGCGCTGCGCACGGCGAGCCTGATTGAGCGCATCGGCGATTACGCCAAGAACATCGCCAAGCGGTCCGTGGTGCTGGCCCAGTCGCCGCCCCTCGGCCCGACCAAAAGCATCGCCCGCATGGCGACCCTGGTTCAGGGCATGACCAAGGACGTGCTGGACGCCTATGTGGCGCGTGACGTGGACAAGGCGGAGGCCGTGCGCGCGCGCGACGCCGATGCCGACCTGCTGCACACCAGCCTGTTCCGCGAAATTCTGACCTACATGATGGAGGACCCGCGCACGATCACGTCCTGCACCCACCTTCTGTTCGTCTCGAAGAACCTGGAACGTATCGGCGACCATGCGACCAACATCGCCGAACTTGTGTATTATCTTGTGAAAGGCGTGCCGCCCACGGACGAGCGCGAAAAAAGCGATGCATCAAGCTTCACTGTCGTCGATCCCGACCGCGACTAA
- the phoB gene encoding phosphate regulon transcriptional regulator PhoB, which produces MSKSILIVEDDPSLAELVRYNLTKEGFNAVVVGDGETAVVAVEEEDPSLVILDWMLPNLSGIEVCRQLRRKPENKNLPIIMLTARGEEADRIRGLDSGADDYVVKPFSPSELIARVRAVLRRANPERATEVLTYADLSMDLEEHRVYRGDELVRLGPTEFRLLRVFLEKPGRVYSREQLLDRVWGRDIYVESRTVDVHIRRLRKALNSEGRPDLIRTVRSAGYALDSSPD; this is translated from the coding sequence ATGAGCAAAAGCATTCTCATCGTCGAGGACGATCCTTCGTTGGCCGAACTCGTCCGCTACAACCTCACCAAGGAGGGGTTCAACGCGGTCGTCGTCGGCGATGGCGAGACGGCCGTCGTCGCGGTCGAGGAAGAGGACCCCTCGCTGGTGATCCTCGACTGGATGCTGCCCAATCTGTCCGGTATCGAGGTCTGCCGCCAATTGCGCCGCAAGCCCGAGAACAAGAACCTGCCGATCATCATGCTGACCGCCCGCGGCGAAGAAGCGGACCGCATCCGCGGCCTCGATTCCGGCGCCGACGATTACGTGGTGAAACCGTTTTCGCCAAGCGAGCTGATTGCCCGCGTGCGGGCGGTGCTGCGCCGGGCCAACCCGGAACGGGCGACCGAGGTTCTGACCTATGCCGACCTGAGCATGGACCTGGAGGAACACCGGGTTTACCGGGGGGACGAACTGGTGCGCCTGGGGCCGACGGAATTCCGTCTGCTCCGCGTATTCCTGGAAAAACCGGGCCGCGTCTATTCCCGGGAACAGCTTCTCGACCGGGTCTGGGGCCGTGACATCTACGTCGAATCCAGGACCGTCGACGTGCATATCCGAAGGCTGCGCAAGGCGCTCAATTCCGAAGGTCGCCCGGACCTCATCCGCACCGTGCGCTCGGCCGGCTACGCGCTCGATTCCTCGCCTGATTGA